A genome region from Arthrobacter sp. SLBN-100 includes the following:
- the lysS gene encoding lysine--tRNA ligase has product MIVTSQNTPSPKNAPEPLDASEQMRIRMEKRAKLIERGIEAYPVGVERTHSLAEIREKYAHLQADDTTGDIVGVTGRVVFVRNTGKLCFATLQEGGTDGKGTRLQAMLSLANVGEEALADWKALVDLGDHVFIKGEVISSRRGELSVMAESWSMASKALRPLPVLHAELNEETRVRQRYVDLMVRDEAREMVYTRAAITRSIRETLFRHNYVEVETPILQLVHGGALARPFETHMNAFDQKMTLRIATELYLKRAVVGGIDRVYDMGRVFRNEGVDSTHSPEFTTLESYEAWADQFVMAERIKEIILDAADAVGAGRILQTEAGEINLDGDWAWVPVYPGLSDAVGQDITPDTPLEVLRGIAEKHEVKADPKWDAEKLVVELFGEIVEPTLLNPTFVYDYPPSAQPLARPHREDGRLIEAWDLIIGGMERGTAFSELIDPVIQRERLTEQSRHAAAGDDEAMQLDEDFLRALEYGAPPMGGIGLGIDRLVMLFTGAGIRETILFPLLKPEGH; this is encoded by the coding sequence ATGATTGTGACTTCCCAAAACACCCCCTCGCCCAAGAACGCCCCGGAGCCGCTGGATGCCAGCGAACAGATGCGGATCCGCATGGAGAAGCGCGCCAAACTGATCGAGCGCGGCATTGAGGCGTACCCGGTGGGTGTGGAGCGGACGCACTCGCTCGCGGAGATCCGCGAAAAGTACGCCCACCTCCAGGCGGACGACACCACTGGCGACATTGTGGGCGTCACCGGGCGCGTTGTCTTCGTCCGCAACACAGGAAAGCTCTGCTTCGCGACGCTCCAGGAGGGCGGCACGGACGGCAAGGGAACCCGTCTGCAGGCCATGCTCAGCCTCGCCAACGTGGGCGAAGAAGCGCTCGCGGACTGGAAGGCACTGGTGGACCTCGGCGACCACGTGTTCATCAAGGGCGAAGTCATCTCCTCCCGCCGCGGGGAGCTGTCCGTCATGGCGGAATCCTGGTCCATGGCGTCCAAGGCCCTCCGCCCGCTGCCGGTGCTGCACGCCGAGCTGAACGAGGAGACCCGCGTCCGCCAGCGCTACGTGGACCTGATGGTCCGCGACGAAGCCCGCGAAATGGTCTACACCCGCGCTGCCATCACCCGCTCCATCCGCGAGACGCTCTTCCGGCACAACTACGTTGAGGTGGAGACCCCCATCCTGCAGCTGGTCCACGGCGGCGCGCTGGCGCGGCCGTTCGAGACCCACATGAACGCCTTCGACCAGAAGATGACCCTGCGCATCGCTACTGAGCTTTACCTCAAGCGTGCCGTGGTGGGCGGCATCGACCGCGTTTACGACATGGGCCGGGTGTTCCGCAATGAAGGTGTGGACTCCACCCACAGCCCGGAGTTCACCACGCTCGAGAGCTACGAAGCGTGGGCGGACCAGTTTGTGATGGCGGAGCGCATCAAGGAGATCATCCTCGACGCCGCCGATGCCGTGGGTGCCGGCCGTATCCTGCAGACCGAAGCAGGAGAGATCAACCTCGACGGCGACTGGGCCTGGGTCCCCGTGTACCCCGGACTGTCCGACGCCGTTGGGCAGGACATCACGCCGGACACTCCGCTGGAGGTGCTTCGCGGGATTGCCGAAAAGCACGAGGTCAAGGCTGATCCCAAGTGGGACGCCGAGAAGCTGGTGGTTGAGCTCTTCGGCGAAATTGTGGAGCCCACGCTGCTGAACCCGACGTTCGTCTACGATTACCCGCCCTCCGCCCAGCCGTTGGCCCGGCCCCACCGCGAGGACGGCCGGCTGATCGAGGCCTGGGACCTCATTATCGGCGGCATGGAGCGCGGTACTGCGTTCTCCGAACTGATCGACCCCGTGATCCAGCGCGAGCGGCTCACGGAGCAGTCCCGGCACGCCGCCGCCGGCGACGATGAAGCAATGCAGCTGGACGAGGACTTCCTGCGGGCGCTCGAATACGGTGCCCCTCCGATGGGTGGTATCGGCCTCGGAATCGACCGGCTGGTGATGCTGTTCACCGGCGCAGGCATCCGCGAAACCATCCTCTTCCCATTGCTCAAGCCTGAGGGGCACTGA
- a CDS encoding ATP-dependent Clp protease ATP-binding subunit encodes MFERFTDRARRVVVLAQEEARMLNHNYIGTEHILLGLIHEGEGVAAKALESLSISLDGVREQVQEIIGQGQQAPSGHIPFTPRAKKVLELSLREALQLGHNYIGTEHILLGLIREGEGVAAQVLVKLGADLNRVRQQVIQLLSGYQGKETTGAGAGSGQPEGAPAGSVVLDQFGRNLTQAARENKLDPVIGREQEMERVMQVLSRRTKNNPVLIGEPGVGKTAVVEGLAQAIVRGDVPETIRDKQLYTLDLGSLVAGSRYRGDFEERLKKVLKEIRTRGDIILFIDEIHTLVGAGAAEGAIDAASILKPMLARGELQTIGATTLDEYRKHIEKDAALERRFQPIQVKEPSVAHAIEILKGLRDRYEAHHRVTITDGALASAASLAERYISDRFLPDKAIDLIDEAGARLRIRRMTAPPELKAMDERIAKLKMEKESAIDAQDFEGAAALRDKEQKMITERSEKERHWKSGGMDDISEVDEDLIAEVLANSTGIPVFKLTEEESSRLLKMEDELHKRVVGQNEAIKALSQAIRRTRAGLKDPKRPGGSFIFAGPTGVGKTELAKALAEFLFGEEDALITLDMSEYSEKHTVSRLFGAPPGYVGYEEGGQLTEKVRRRPFSVVLFDEVEKAHADLFNSLLQILEDGRLTDSQGRVVDFKNTVIIMTTNLGTRDISKSVATGFQSGTDTQTGYNRMRARVTEELKQHFRPEFLNRVDDVVVFPQLTQDEIIEIVDMFVTRLEKRLKDKDMGIELTKAAKVLLATRGYDPAMGARPLRRTIQREIEDQLSEKILFGEIHAGDIVVVDVEGDGDDAKFTFAGNAKPRIPEIAPSV; translated from the coding sequence ATGTTTGAGCGATTTACGGACCGTGCCCGTCGCGTAGTTGTGCTTGCCCAAGAAGAGGCACGCATGCTGAACCACAATTACATCGGTACCGAACACATCCTCTTGGGTCTGATCCATGAGGGTGAGGGCGTTGCCGCCAAAGCTCTTGAGTCCTTGAGCATTTCGCTCGACGGCGTTCGCGAGCAGGTGCAGGAGATCATCGGGCAGGGCCAGCAGGCGCCGTCCGGCCACATCCCCTTCACCCCCCGTGCCAAGAAGGTGCTGGAGCTCTCGCTGCGCGAAGCCCTCCAGCTGGGCCACAACTACATCGGCACGGAGCACATCCTGCTGGGCCTCATCCGCGAGGGTGAGGGCGTTGCCGCCCAGGTGCTGGTCAAGCTCGGCGCCGACCTTAACCGGGTCCGCCAGCAGGTCATCCAACTGCTGTCCGGCTACCAGGGCAAGGAAACTACCGGTGCAGGCGCCGGGTCGGGCCAGCCCGAAGGTGCTCCGGCCGGTTCCGTGGTGCTGGACCAGTTCGGCCGCAACCTGACCCAGGCTGCCCGCGAAAACAAACTGGATCCGGTCATCGGGCGCGAGCAGGAGATGGAACGCGTCATGCAGGTCCTCTCCCGCCGTACCAAGAACAACCCGGTGCTGATCGGTGAGCCGGGCGTCGGCAAGACGGCCGTCGTCGAAGGCCTTGCCCAGGCGATTGTCCGCGGGGACGTCCCGGAGACCATCCGTGACAAGCAGCTCTACACCCTGGACCTCGGGTCCCTGGTGGCAGGCTCCCGCTACCGCGGTGACTTCGAAGAGCGCCTGAAGAAGGTCCTCAAGGAAATTCGCACCCGCGGCGACATCATCCTGTTCATCGACGAAATCCACACCCTCGTCGGTGCCGGCGCCGCCGAAGGTGCCATCGATGCTGCGTCCATCCTGAAGCCCATGCTGGCCCGCGGTGAACTGCAGACCATCGGTGCCACCACGCTTGACGAGTACCGCAAGCACATCGAGAAGGACGCCGCGCTGGAGCGCCGCTTCCAGCCCATCCAGGTTAAGGAACCCTCCGTGGCGCACGCCATCGAGATCCTCAAGGGCCTGCGTGACCGCTACGAAGCACACCACCGCGTCACCATCACCGACGGCGCGCTGGCCTCCGCTGCCAGCCTTGCCGAGCGCTACATCTCGGACCGCTTCCTGCCGGACAAGGCGATCGACCTGATCGACGAGGCAGGCGCCCGGCTGCGCATCCGCCGCATGACCGCTCCGCCGGAGCTCAAGGCCATGGACGAGCGCATCGCCAAGCTCAAGATGGAAAAGGAGTCCGCGATTGACGCGCAGGACTTCGAAGGTGCAGCTGCGCTCCGTGACAAGGAGCAAAAGATGATCACCGAACGCTCCGAGAAGGAACGCCACTGGAAGTCCGGCGGCATGGATGACATCTCCGAGGTGGATGAGGATCTCATCGCCGAGGTGCTGGCCAACTCCACCGGCATCCCCGTCTTCAAGCTGACCGAGGAAGAGTCCTCGCGGCTGCTGAAGATGGAAGACGAACTGCACAAGCGCGTGGTGGGCCAGAACGAAGCCATCAAGGCACTGTCCCAGGCCATCCGCCGCACCCGTGCAGGGCTCAAGGACCCCAAGCGCCCGGGTGGCTCGTTCATCTTCGCCGGCCCCACCGGCGTCGGCAAGACCGAGTTGGCCAAGGCACTGGCTGAGTTCCTGTTCGGCGAAGAGGATGCCCTGATCACCCTGGACATGTCCGAGTACTCCGAGAAGCACACCGTTTCGCGGCTCTTCGGTGCCCCTCCGGGCTACGTTGGCTACGAAGAAGGCGGCCAGCTGACCGAGAAGGTCCGGCGCCGTCCGTTCTCAGTGGTGCTGTTCGACGAAGTGGAAAAGGCCCACGCGGACCTCTTCAACTCGCTGCTGCAGATCCTGGAAGACGGCCGCCTGACCGACTCCCAGGGCCGCGTGGTGGACTTCAAGAACACCGTGATCATCATGACCACCAACCTGGGCACCCGGGACATCTCCAAGAGTGTTGCCACCGGCTTCCAGTCCGGCACCGACACGCAGACCGGCTACAACCGCATGCGTGCCCGTGTGACGGAGGAGCTCAAGCAGCACTTCCGGCCCGAGTTCCTGAACCGCGTGGATGACGTTGTGGTGTTCCCGCAGCTCACCCAGGACGAGATCATCGAGATCGTGGACATGTTCGTGACCCGCCTCGAGAAGCGGCTCAAGGACAAGGACATGGGCATCGAGCTGACCAAGGCAGCCAAGGTGCTCCTGGCCACCCGCGGTTACGATCCCGCCATGGGTGCCCGGCCGCTGCGCCGCACCATCCAGCGCGAGATCGAGGATCAGCTCTCCGAGAAGATCCTGTTCGGCGAGATCCACGCCGGCGACATCGTCGTGGTGGACGTGGAAGGCGACGGCGACGACGCCAAGTTCACGTTCGCCGGCAACGCCAAGCCGCGCATCCCGGAAATCGCCCCCAGCGTCTAG
- a CDS encoding histone-like nucleoid-structuring protein Lsr2 produces the protein MAQKVNIILVDDLDGGSADENVKFGLDGASYEIDLSAANAAELRSSLERFIGAARKASGGGGRTARTKPSGGGRSHDSAQIRQWARENGYTVNSRGRIQAEIQEAYQKANS, from the coding sequence ATGGCACAGAAAGTAAACATCATCCTCGTTGATGATCTGGATGGGGGATCCGCGGACGAGAATGTTAAGTTTGGCCTCGACGGGGCCAGTTATGAGATTGATCTTTCGGCGGCCAACGCCGCTGAGCTCCGTTCTTCACTGGAACGGTTTATTGGCGCAGCGCGGAAGGCTTCCGGCGGCGGCGGCCGGACTGCCCGGACCAAACCGTCGGGCGGAGGCCGCAGCCACGATTCGGCACAGATTCGCCAATGGGCACGGGAAAACGGCTATACCGTTAACAGCCGTGGCCGAATTCAGGCCGAAATCCAGGAAGCCTACCAAAAGGCAAATTCCTAG
- the dhaM gene encoding dihydroxyacetone kinase phosphoryl donor subunit DhaM, which yields MSVSIVVVSHSEKIADGAAELAAQMAPDVVILPAGGTTDGRIGTSLEKVMAALDQVANGGGTVILTDLGSAVMTAESALEFVENPADVVLADAPLVEGLVAAAVAAQGGGDLQAVKRAAEAVRGPATQPGAPGMQEVGKGSVTGSGPDFTGDFELINQAGMHARPAAKIAGGLSSLDAEVRINGVDATSMTLLMTLAAGKGAVLHIEAWGADAERAVNYVGGLVQAGFGEP from the coding sequence GTGAGCGTCAGCATCGTGGTGGTGTCCCATAGTGAAAAGATTGCCGACGGCGCCGCGGAACTTGCTGCGCAAATGGCACCCGACGTCGTCATCCTGCCAGCGGGCGGCACCACTGACGGCAGGATCGGCACCAGCCTGGAGAAGGTCATGGCCGCGCTGGACCAGGTGGCCAACGGCGGTGGTACGGTGATCCTCACCGATCTGGGATCGGCCGTGATGACCGCGGAATCAGCGCTGGAATTTGTGGAAAACCCGGCCGACGTGGTGTTGGCAGACGCGCCGCTGGTGGAGGGACTCGTGGCTGCGGCGGTCGCTGCGCAGGGTGGCGGTGACCTGCAGGCGGTCAAGCGGGCAGCGGAGGCAGTCCGGGGCCCGGCCACGCAGCCCGGGGCTCCTGGAATGCAGGAGGTTGGGAAAGGTTCCGTCACCGGTTCCGGGCCCGACTTCACCGGCGACTTTGAACTCATTAACCAGGCGGGCATGCATGCGCGGCCTGCGGCCAAGATAGCCGGCGGCCTGTCGTCCCTGGATGCCGAAGTCCGGATCAACGGCGTGGACGCCACCTCGATGACATTGCTGATGACCCTGGCGGCCGGTAAGGGAGCGGTGCTGCACATTGAAGCCTGGGGCGCGGACGCCGAACGCGCCGTGAACTACGTCGGCGGGCTCGTGCAGGCCGGCTTCGGCGAGCCGTAG
- the dhaL gene encoding dihydroxyacetone kinase subunit DhaL: MLLDVNWTVKWLTLCAQAMAEHRVELIELDRAIGDSDHGENMDRGFQAVLDKLAESPPETPGAALKLTAMTLMSKVGGAAGPLYGTAFLRAATSLGDAPEIDPAAWAVALTAARDGIVARGKAELGDKTMVDAWTPAAEAAGKAAANGSTEPLTVLVAAAEAAEAGAVATDPLVARKGRASYLGERSAGHRDPGAASSALILRAAVKAAA; the protein is encoded by the coding sequence GTGTTACTGGATGTGAACTGGACGGTCAAGTGGCTGACGCTGTGCGCGCAGGCGATGGCAGAGCACCGGGTGGAGCTGATTGAGCTGGACCGGGCCATCGGGGATTCCGACCACGGCGAGAACATGGACCGCGGATTCCAGGCCGTCCTGGATAAACTTGCCGAGTCCCCGCCGGAAACCCCGGGTGCTGCGCTGAAGCTCACGGCCATGACGCTGATGTCTAAAGTGGGCGGGGCTGCGGGCCCGCTCTACGGTACGGCATTCCTGCGCGCGGCCACGTCCCTGGGTGACGCTCCCGAAATTGATCCTGCCGCCTGGGCCGTTGCCCTCACCGCCGCCCGGGACGGGATTGTGGCCCGCGGGAAAGCGGAACTGGGGGACAAGACCATGGTGGACGCCTGGACGCCGGCGGCTGAAGCGGCGGGCAAGGCGGCCGCAAACGGCAGCACTGAGCCGTTGACCGTCCTGGTTGCTGCGGCCGAGGCTGCGGAGGCGGGGGCAGTGGCCACCGATCCGCTGGTGGCACGGAAAGGGCGGGCAAGTTACCTGGGGGAGCGCAGCGCCGGGCACCGCGATCCGGGCGCAGCCTCCAGCGCCCTGATCCTGCGTGCTGCGGTGAAGGCGGCTGCGTGA
- the dhaK gene encoding dihydroxyacetone kinase subunit DhaK encodes MKKLINDPKSVVEESVQGFGQAHADLVNVSADPTFITRKDAPVSGKVGLVSGGGSGHEPLHAGFVGRGMLDAAVPGAVFTSPTPDQILPATLAVNSGAGVVHIVKNYTGDVLNFETAAELSEAEGVNVRTVLVNDDVAVEDSLYTAGRRGVGGTVLVEKIAGAAAERGDGLDAVAAIGDRVNTNVRTMGVALSACTVPHAGSPSFDLAEDEIEIGIGIHGEPGRHRIPMENADGITDRLLEPVLSDLGITSGDKVLLFVNGMGGTPLSELYIVYRRAAQVLADRGAAVERSLVGNYITALEMQGCSISVLRLDDELTELWDAPVHTAALRWGV; translated from the coding sequence ATGAAAAAGCTCATCAACGATCCAAAATCGGTAGTTGAAGAATCAGTGCAGGGTTTCGGCCAAGCACATGCAGACCTTGTAAACGTCAGTGCAGACCCCACATTCATCACCCGCAAGGACGCGCCGGTCAGTGGAAAAGTGGGCCTCGTCTCGGGCGGCGGCAGCGGCCATGAGCCGCTCCACGCCGGATTTGTGGGCCGCGGCATGCTCGACGCCGCCGTGCCGGGGGCCGTGTTCACCTCGCCTACGCCGGACCAGATCCTTCCGGCAACGCTCGCCGTAAACTCAGGTGCCGGCGTCGTGCACATCGTCAAGAACTACACCGGCGACGTCCTGAACTTCGAAACCGCAGCGGAACTCTCGGAAGCTGAGGGCGTGAACGTCCGCACCGTCCTGGTCAATGACGACGTAGCCGTGGAGGACTCGCTGTACACCGCGGGCCGCCGCGGGGTGGGCGGAACCGTGTTGGTGGAGAAGATCGCCGGTGCTGCCGCCGAACGCGGGGACGGCCTCGATGCGGTGGCCGCCATCGGCGACCGGGTCAACACCAACGTCCGCACCATGGGCGTGGCACTCTCGGCCTGCACGGTTCCCCACGCGGGCTCGCCAAGCTTTGACCTGGCCGAGGACGAAATTGAGATCGGCATCGGGATCCATGGCGAGCCCGGCAGGCACCGCATCCCCATGGAGAACGCGGACGGCATCACAGACCGGTTGCTGGAACCCGTGCTGTCCGATCTGGGAATCACCTCGGGGGACAAGGTGCTTTTGTTCGTCAACGGCATGGGCGGCACTCCGCTGAGCGAGTTGTACATTGTGTACCGGCGGGCCGCGCAGGTGCTCGCTGACAGGGGCGCCGCCGTCGAGCGTTCCCTGGTGGGCAACTACATCACGGCACTGGAAATGCAGGGCTGCTCCATCTCGGTGCTGAGGCTGGACGACGAGCTCACGGAACTGTGGGACGCCCCGGTGCACACGGCAGCATTGCGTTGGGGCGTGTAA
- the atzF gene encoding allophanate hydrolase: MSNATTGPATRRVRAALAALATIDRPEIWIALRGEDELLAEAAAIDTEAAAGAGKPLTGLLLAVKNNVDVAGIPTTAACPGFAYLPGKDAEAVARLRAAGALVLGATNLDQFATGLVGTRSPHGSVRDSRRPDFISGGSSSGSAVAVALGLVDIAIGTDTAGSGRVPAGLQGIVGIKPTLDVVSTAGVVAACRSWDAVTIFARNLSTAELAMGVMAGGSRAWPTDIRLAAPEKPRVAYPATLPALPEAWAAEFHRNVDRLRALGADVQAIEFDAFLEAARLLYDGGLVAERYAAVGDFLENVDGGADGQAGIDPTVERIIRAAGTVPAHRYVADTARLEALKEQAMAELEGFDALLIPTAPFHPTLAEVAADPVGVNSLMGTYTNFCNLFDLCAVAVPAGEVDGAQFGLTVVGRTFDDAVAADIARLLEATPDAPALFAEGAAPTAAHSSSQPSSSAPWPLAAGATAMPLVVVGAHRKGQPLAPQLEELGAAWDGPVRTAARYRMVSLDTVPPKPGVYRSDDDGAELAGERWLVSEAGLGRFLAVLPEPMLLGSIELADGSRAVGFACDAVAAAEGEDITHYGDWLAAKDHLRQPGSLWQNLGDAALAGLSRGN; the protein is encoded by the coding sequence ATGAGCAACGCAACCACCGGTCCGGCCACCAGGCGGGTGCGGGCTGCCCTCGCCGCCCTGGCAACGATAGACCGGCCGGAGATCTGGATCGCCCTGCGCGGCGAGGATGAATTGCTGGCCGAGGCCGCCGCCATTGATACCGAGGCGGCTGCCGGCGCCGGCAAGCCCCTCACCGGACTCCTGCTCGCCGTCAAGAACAATGTGGACGTGGCAGGAATACCGACGACGGCGGCGTGCCCCGGCTTCGCCTACCTCCCCGGGAAAGACGCTGAAGCGGTGGCCCGGCTCCGGGCCGCCGGAGCCCTGGTCCTGGGCGCCACCAACCTGGACCAGTTCGCCACGGGCCTGGTGGGCACCCGCAGCCCGCACGGCTCCGTCCGGGATTCCCGCCGCCCGGACTTTATCTCCGGCGGCTCCAGCTCCGGTTCTGCCGTTGCCGTTGCACTTGGCCTCGTGGACATCGCGATCGGGACGGACACGGCCGGTTCAGGCCGCGTGCCGGCCGGGCTTCAGGGCATCGTGGGGATCAAACCAACGCTGGACGTTGTGTCCACAGCCGGTGTGGTGGCGGCCTGCCGGTCCTGGGACGCCGTCACGATTTTCGCCCGCAACCTCTCCACCGCCGAGCTTGCCATGGGCGTGATGGCGGGAGGATCACGGGCCTGGCCCACGGACATCCGGCTGGCAGCGCCGGAAAAACCGAGGGTCGCTTACCCGGCAACCCTGCCTGCACTCCCGGAGGCCTGGGCCGCCGAATTCCACCGCAACGTGGACCGGCTCAGGGCGCTGGGTGCGGACGTTCAGGCCATCGAATTCGATGCCTTCCTCGAGGCGGCCCGGCTGCTGTACGACGGCGGGCTGGTGGCGGAGCGTTACGCCGCCGTGGGTGATTTCCTGGAAAACGTCGACGGCGGTGCGGACGGCCAGGCGGGCATCGACCCCACTGTGGAACGCATCATCCGGGCAGCGGGCACAGTGCCCGCCCACCGCTACGTCGCTGATACAGCCCGGCTCGAAGCGCTCAAGGAGCAGGCAATGGCGGAGCTGGAGGGCTTTGACGCCCTGCTCATCCCCACCGCCCCGTTCCACCCCACCCTCGCCGAGGTGGCCGCGGACCCGGTGGGCGTGAACTCCCTGATGGGCACCTACACGAACTTCTGCAACCTGTTCGACCTGTGCGCTGTGGCAGTACCCGCCGGAGAGGTGGACGGTGCCCAGTTCGGGCTGACCGTGGTGGGACGGACGTTCGACGACGCCGTTGCCGCCGACATTGCCCGCCTCCTGGAGGCAACCCCGGACGCTCCGGCGCTCTTCGCCGAGGGTGCCGCACCGACAGCAGCGCACTCATCCAGCCAGCCGTCGTCGTCCGCTCCCTGGCCTCTGGCGGCAGGCGCAACCGCCATGCCGCTGGTGGTGGTGGGCGCCCACCGCAAGGGGCAGCCGTTGGCTCCGCAACTGGAGGAACTGGGTGCGGCCTGGGACGGCCCCGTACGGACCGCGGCCCGCTACCGGATGGTCTCCCTCGACACCGTGCCGCCCAAGCCGGGGGTGTACCGTTCAGACGACGACGGCGCTGAGCTGGCGGGTGAACGGTGGCTTGTGTCCGAGGCGGGGCTGGGCAGGTTCCTGGCCGTCCTCCCCGAACCCATGCTGCTCGGGTCCATCGAACTGGCGGACGGTTCCCGGGCTGTGGGGTTCGCCTGCGATGCCGTGGCGGCTGCGGAGGGGGAGGACATCACCCATTATGGCGATTGGCTGGCAGCCAAGGACCACCTGCGGCAGCCCGGGAGCCTGTGGCAGAACCTGGGGGATGCAGCGTTGGCCGGGTTGAGCCGGGGAAACTAA
- a CDS encoding amino-acid N-acetyltransferase: MTDSFDIRPARTSDVSAIKKLVAPLAEQRILMAKETVAYYESLQEFRIAESADGDIIGCGALHVMWEDLAEVRTLAASEDWRGKGVGHVLVQSLLEEARALGVARVFCLTFEVDFFKRHGFEVMEDQSAVDPVVYSELLRSHDEGVAEFLDLARVKPNTLGNTRMIKFL; the protein is encoded by the coding sequence GTGACTGACTCCTTCGATATCCGCCCTGCGCGCACCAGCGATGTGTCCGCCATCAAGAAACTTGTAGCGCCGCTGGCAGAGCAGCGGATTCTGATGGCCAAGGAGACCGTGGCGTACTACGAAAGCCTGCAGGAGTTCCGTATCGCCGAGTCGGCCGACGGCGACATCATCGGCTGCGGGGCGCTCCACGTGATGTGGGAAGACCTGGCCGAAGTAAGGACCCTGGCTGCTTCGGAGGACTGGCGCGGGAAGGGCGTTGGCCACGTGCTGGTGCAGAGCCTGCTTGAGGAAGCCCGCGCCCTGGGTGTGGCACGCGTCTTTTGCCTCACCTTCGAGGTGGACTTCTTCAAGCGCCACGGCTTCGAAGTCATGGAAGACCAGTCCGCTGTGGATCCGGTGGTCTACTCTGAACTGCTCCGCTCTCATGACGAAGGCGTGGCGGAGTTCCTGGACCTTGCAAGGGTGAAGCCGAACACCCTCGGCAACACCCGAATGATCAAGTTCCTCTGA
- a CDS encoding alpha/beta fold hydrolase — protein sequence MKEQVLSTHDGGRLALYSYGAKDAPGDRRVVLIGGAFLTALIYRPFSTALAKGLGEGWAVDVYDRRGRGSSSEQPADYSMGTEIEDVRTVLDATGARNILGHSLGGSVALNAVQEFTGTRYVPDKLAVYDAAVNIDGSIDTAWLDGFEDAVNKGKVGHALAHMKKATKPGSAMARIPEPVLAGLMAVLSRTKVNRMFQEVMPSGVGELRAAYNEPDHARDFSVLPANTHFMAGGKSPGYYKATAERLHAAVPGSTYELSPKCFHGSIPAAVSELVTDISGYFKG from the coding sequence GTGAAGGAACAGGTACTTTCTACGCACGACGGCGGCCGGCTGGCTTTGTACAGTTACGGCGCCAAGGACGCGCCGGGGGACCGCCGGGTGGTGCTGATCGGCGGAGCCTTCCTCACCGCCCTGATCTACCGGCCGTTCTCGACTGCGCTGGCAAAGGGCCTGGGCGAGGGCTGGGCCGTGGACGTTTACGACCGGCGCGGCCGCGGCAGCTCCTCCGAACAGCCGGCAGATTACTCGATGGGCACCGAGATAGAAGACGTCCGCACGGTGTTGGACGCCACCGGGGCGAGAAATATCCTGGGCCACAGCCTGGGCGGGTCGGTGGCACTCAACGCCGTGCAGGAGTTCACCGGAACCCGCTACGTCCCGGACAAGCTCGCCGTGTACGACGCCGCCGTGAACATCGACGGCAGCATCGACACGGCGTGGCTGGACGGGTTCGAGGACGCCGTAAACAAGGGCAAGGTGGGCCACGCCCTGGCCCACATGAAGAAGGCCACAAAACCGGGCTCTGCCATGGCCAGGATCCCGGAACCCGTCCTGGCCGGGCTGATGGCTGTGCTGTCCCGCACCAAGGTGAACAGGATGTTCCAGGAGGTGATGCCCAGCGGCGTGGGCGAACTCCGGGCTGCCTACAACGAGCCGGACCATGCCAGGGACTTCAGCGTGCTCCCTGCCAACACCCACTTCATGGCGGGCGGCAAGAGCCCCGGCTATTACAAGGCGACAGCTGAACGGCTGCACGCCGCAGTCCCCGGCAGCACCTACGAGCTCTCCCCCAAGTGCTTCCACGGCTCCATCCCGGCAGCCGTGAGCGAACTGGTTACCGACATCTCCGGGTACTTCAAGGGTTAG